One stretch of Chryseobacterium fluminis DNA includes these proteins:
- a CDS encoding peptidylprolyl isomerase — protein MKKVFFTLAFLAFQFGFSQNSGTIKVTESKKIELTGELSNDKIDFYNQSFVKFVNALKISDKQAINILISDKVKDIVDDQMIQKLSGGISFDRKTAVYKSGNQQLLDKQTYPAIQYKYSDDLSDPPKDIITVIFENDGKILGVKPEYSK, from the coding sequence ATGAAAAAGGTATTTTTTACGCTGGCTTTTCTGGCGTTCCAGTTTGGTTTTTCTCAGAATTCCGGCACCATAAAAGTTACGGAAAGCAAAAAAATTGAATTAACCGGTGAGTTAAGTAACGATAAAATAGATTTTTACAACCAGTCGTTTGTGAAGTTTGTAAATGCCCTGAAAATTTCGGATAAACAGGCTATTAATATTTTAATCTCGGATAAAGTGAAAGATATTGTAGATGATCAGATGATTCAGAAGCTGTCCGGAGGAATAAGTTTCGACAGAAAAACAGCAGTGTACAAGTCGGGTAATCAGCAGTTGCTGGACAAGCAAACGTATCCTGCGATTCAGTATAAATATTCCGACGATCTGTCAGATCCTCCTAAGGATATTATTACTGTAATATTTGAAAATGACGGCAAGATTCTTGGGGTAAAACCGGAATACAGCAAATAA
- a CDS encoding DUF6952 family protein: MKLPVIRQFYQSQTPENLEKTLEVLESFSEFRGTSEEDLNVAGELITNICGALEVHANVQNGMSEKDALNSFAQKVLGSIDK, translated from the coding sequence CGTAATCAGACAGTTTTATCAAAGCCAGACTCCTGAAAACCTTGAAAAAACCCTGGAGGTTTTAGAAAGCTTCAGTGAGTTCAGAGGAACGAGCGAAGAAGATTTAAATGTTGCCGGAGAGTTGATTACCAATATCTGCGGAGCATTGGAAGTGCACGCCAACGTACAGAACGGTATGAGCGAAAAAGATGCTTTAAATTCATTTGCTCAAAAGGTTTTAGGATCTATTGATAAATAA
- a CDS encoding Bax inhibitor-1/YccA family protein — protein sequence MMTDVLVAHAKDVEKAEFYKKTYVHVALAILAFIGVEAVLLNTVPAELIAAMFAQRYVWLLIIGVFWLASVLATKWSLSQSKSTQYFGLGFYILLEAIIFLPLIYIAMAYSGGQVIFQAATLTVAMFAGISAVAFTSKRDFSFLRNIIVIGGFISIGLIVAGMIFGFNLGLWFSVGMVILASATILYQTSKLKDSYATNQYVGASLQLFASIMLLFWYILSILMSRRS from the coding sequence ATGATGACAGATGTTTTAGTCGCCCATGCCAAAGATGTGGAAAAGGCTGAATTTTACAAAAAGACTTATGTACACGTAGCTCTGGCTATACTTGCGTTTATCGGGGTTGAAGCTGTTTTGCTGAATACCGTTCCTGCTGAGCTGATTGCAGCCATGTTTGCCCAGAGATATGTCTGGTTACTGATCATCGGGGTGTTTTGGCTGGCTTCGGTTTTGGCTACAAAATGGTCGCTTTCCCAAAGCAAATCGACTCAGTATTTCGGACTTGGATTTTATATTCTGCTGGAAGCGATTATCTTTCTTCCGCTGATTTACATTGCTATGGCATATTCGGGAGGACAGGTGATTTTTCAGGCAGCCACTTTAACGGTTGCTATGTTTGCAGGAATTTCTGCAGTGGCTTTCACTTCCAAGAGGGATTTTTCTTTTTTAAGAAATATAATTGTTATCGGCGGATTTATTTCAATCGGACTTATTGTTGCCGGAATGATCTTCGGTTTCAATCTTGGGTTGTGGTTCTCGGTAGGAATGGTAATTCTGGCTTCTGCCACGATTCTCTATCAGACCAGCAAGCTTAAAGATTCTTATGCGACCAACCAGTATGTAGGAGCTTCCTTACAGTTGTTTGCCTCTATTATGCTTTTATTCTGGTATATTTTGAGCATTTTAATGAGCAGAAGAAGCTAA
- a CDS encoding 4Fe-4S binding protein codes for MAIKITDECINCGACEPECPNNAIYEGAVDWKASEGTELSGTVTLPSGLTVDADAPQEPVSDDVYFIVTDKCTECKGFHEEPQCAAVCPVDCCVPDEDHVESEEALLNKKAFLHGE; via the coding sequence ATGGCTATTAAAATAACTGATGAATGCATTAATTGCGGGGCCTGTGAACCGGAGTGTCCAAATAATGCCATCTATGAAGGAGCAGTAGATTGGAAAGCTTCCGAAGGTACCGAACTTTCAGGTACGGTAACATTACCATCCGGTCTTACAGTGGATGCAGATGCCCCACAGGAGCCTGTAAGTGATGATGTTTATTTTATTGTAACAGATAAATGTACAGAATGTAAAGGCTTCCACGAAGAGCCGCAATGTGCCGCAGTATGCCCTGTCGACTGCTGTGTTCCGGATGAAGATCATGTAGAATCTGAAGAAGCACTGCTTAATAAAAAAGCGTTCTTACACGGAGAATAA
- the serC gene encoding 3-phosphoserine/phosphohydroxythreonine transaminase, translated as MSKKHNFSAGPCILPQEVFEKSAQAILDFNGIGLSLLEISHRSKDFVAVMDEARAIVKRLMNLGDDYEVLYLGGGASLQFAMVPYNLMKVGGKAAYLDTGTWAAGAVKEAKKVGTVDVVGSSKEENYTSIPKNYTVGSEYDYFHCTSNNTIYGTQMKSFPEVDTLMVCDMSSDIFSRQLDFSKFDLIYAGAQKNMGPAGVTLVVVKKEILGKTGRENMFSILDYTQHIAKESMYNTPPVFPVYASLLTLQNLENNGGIAAAEARNEAKAKLLYDEIDRNPLFETFCAKEDRSLMNVSFRITDDSKKEVFDNAWKAAGISGLNGHRSLGGYRASLYNALPIESVQVLVEVMKSI; from the coding sequence ATGAGTAAAAAGCACAACTTTAGCGCAGGACCATGTATCTTACCTCAGGAAGTATTCGAAAAGTCTGCTCAGGCAATTTTAGATTTCAACGGAATCGGGCTTTCTCTTCTTGAAATTTCCCACAGAAGTAAAGATTTTGTAGCGGTGATGGATGAGGCTCGCGCGATTGTAAAAAGGCTGATGAATCTTGGAGATGATTACGAAGTTTTGTATTTGGGAGGTGGAGCCAGCCTGCAGTTTGCGATGGTTCCGTACAATCTGATGAAAGTGGGTGGAAAGGCAGCCTACCTGGATACCGGAACCTGGGCCGCAGGTGCTGTTAAAGAAGCAAAAAAAGTAGGAACAGTAGATGTCGTAGGCTCTTCAAAAGAAGAAAACTACACTTCTATCCCTAAAAATTATACTGTGGGTTCAGAATATGATTATTTCCACTGTACTTCAAACAATACCATCTACGGAACTCAGATGAAATCTTTCCCTGAAGTGGATACCCTGATGGTTTGTGATATGAGTTCTGATATTTTTTCAAGACAGCTTGATTTTTCAAAATTCGATTTAATATACGCCGGAGCTCAGAAAAATATGGGTCCTGCCGGGGTAACCTTAGTAGTGGTCAAAAAAGAAATTTTGGGTAAGACAGGAAGAGAAAATATGTTCTCTATTCTGGATTACACTCAGCATATTGCTAAAGAATCCATGTATAATACCCCACCTGTTTTCCCAGTTTACGCGTCTTTACTGACTTTACAGAATCTGGAAAACAATGGAGGGATTGCGGCTGCCGAAGCAAGAAATGAAGCAAAAGCAAAACTACTATACGATGAGATCGACCGCAACCCGCTTTTTGAAACATTCTGTGCGAAAGAGGACCGCTCATTGATGAATGTTTCTTTCAGAATTACTGACGACAGTAAAAAAGAAGTCTTCGACAATGCCTGGAAAGCTGCAGGAATCAGCGGACTGAACGGTCACAGAAGTCTGGGAGGCTACAGGGCAAGTCTGTATAATGCTTTACCGATCGAAAGTGTACAGGTTTTGGTAGAGGTAATGAAGTCTATTTAA